In the genome of Paenibacillus sp. FSL R5-0766, one region contains:
- a CDS encoding sugar ABC transporter permease, whose amino-acid sequence MKRKAPGSFLFLMPSVLLLLVFFIVPIILTICFAFTNMALTGAAAKSLEFVGFQNFINMFHDPDFRISVWRTLVFLIFSAVIGQVLLGFILALLMKEKNVTFRRVIGIIVIAGWVTPEIVVAFCMVAFFSDNGSLNQILGWFGANPVSWLFSFPMVSVIIANIWHGTAFSMMVYQSALDDIPKEVEEAAIIDSATGFQIVRHITIPMVKGSIVTNMMLVTLQTLGVFTLIYTMTGGGPGTSTQTLPIFMYNQAFVNYQFGYGTAISLVLLFIGIIASLFYMRSMKVKV is encoded by the coding sequence ATGAAAAGGAAAGCACCAGGTTCATTTCTGTTTCTAATGCCTTCCGTACTGTTATTACTTGTGTTTTTCATTGTTCCCATCATTCTGACGATCTGTTTTGCCTTTACGAATATGGCTCTGACCGGGGCGGCAGCCAAGAGTTTGGAGTTTGTCGGATTCCAGAATTTCATTAATATGTTCCATGATCCGGATTTCCGCATTAGTGTTTGGCGCACGCTGGTTTTTCTCATCTTCTCCGCAGTGATTGGTCAGGTATTGCTTGGGTTCATTCTGGCTCTTCTAATGAAGGAGAAAAATGTGACCTTCCGCCGGGTCATTGGCATCATCGTCATTGCCGGTTGGGTGACACCCGAGATTGTTGTGGCATTCTGTATGGTCGCCTTTTTCAGTGACAATGGTTCATTGAATCAGATCCTCGGCTGGTTTGGAGCGAATCCAGTCTCCTGGTTGTTCAGTTTCCCTATGGTGAGTGTCATTATCGCAAATATCTGGCACGGCACAGCCTTTTCAATGATGGTCTATCAGTCGGCACTGGATGATATCCCGAAGGAAGTTGAAGAAGCTGCGATTATTGACAGTGCCACCGGGTTCCAGATTGTCAGACACATTACGATTCCAATGGTAAAAGGGTCCATCGTGACCAACATGATGTTGGTTACCCTACAGACACTGGGCGTGTTCACGCTGATCTATACGATGACCGGTGGTGGCCCGGGTACTTCAACACAAACCTTGCCGATCTTCATGTACAACCAGGCCTTTGTGAACTATCAATTTGGATACGGCACAGCCATATCTCTGGTTCTGTTGTTCATCGGTATTATCGCCAGCCTGTTCTACATGCGATCCATGAAAGTGAAAGTGTAA
- a CDS encoding carbohydrate ABC transporter permease — translation MVKHGLQRKIQYGILVFLGLCFLLPLLWIILASFDPNAQQGIKMPSTWTIQNFKDVLGDSSNLRSFGVGLILSGGQAILVVLVSVLAAYPLSRYEMRFKKSFLLSILFMTALPITAVMVPVFQMFLFFKMQNSIIATMLFLTASSLPYGIWMMKNFMDSVPIDLEESAWIDGASVWNGLRRIVAPLMLPGIATIAIFTFSGSWGNFFVPYILLQTPEKLPASVTIYQFFGSHGMVEYGRLAAFSLLYTMPSVVLYIFSQRYMSKGFSMGGATKG, via the coding sequence ATGGTCAAACATGGGCTTCAACGCAAAATCCAGTACGGGATTCTAGTTTTTCTAGGGCTCTGTTTTTTATTGCCGCTGCTCTGGATCATTCTGGCTTCATTTGACCCGAACGCGCAACAAGGTATCAAAATGCCCAGTACCTGGACCATTCAAAATTTCAAGGATGTACTCGGGGATTCGAGCAATCTTCGTTCATTCGGTGTAGGCCTGATTCTGTCGGGAGGGCAAGCGATATTGGTTGTACTGGTATCTGTTCTTGCTGCTTATCCTTTATCCCGTTATGAAATGAGATTTAAAAAAAGCTTCCTGTTATCGATTCTGTTCATGACAGCTCTTCCGATTACTGCCGTGATGGTTCCGGTATTTCAAATGTTTCTGTTCTTCAAAATGCAAAATAGCATCATTGCCACGATGCTGTTCCTGACTGCATCTTCACTTCCTTACGGCATCTGGATGATGAAAAACTTCATGGATTCAGTGCCTATTGATCTGGAAGAATCGGCATGGATCGACGGTGCATCCGTGTGGAACGGATTGAGGCGAATCGTGGCTCCATTGATGTTGCCTGGTATTGCAACGATAGCGATATTTACCTTTTCGGGAAGTTGGGGCAACTTCTTCGTGCCATACATCCTGCTCCAGACACCGGAGAAACTTCCGGCATCGGTCACGATTTATCAATTCTTCGGCAGCCACGGTATGGTTGAATACGGCAGGTTGGCTGCATTTTCACTACTTTATACAATGCCTTCGGTTGTGCTATATATCTTCTCCCAGCGTTACATGTCCAAAGGATTCAGCATGGGCGGGGCAACCAAAGGTTAA
- a CDS encoding alpha-mannosidase — protein MTTKKTAHLISHTHWDREWYMPYEHHHVLLIELMDKLLDTLDQDPEYRYFHLDGQTIIREDYLQVRPEQQERLDRYIREGRIHFGPWYVLQDEFLTSSEANLRNLLIGHRDARPLGVISKTGYFPDSFGNMGQAPQILQQADIHNAIFGRGVKPTGFNNAVVDADSYESPYSEMIWRSPDGSEVLGILFANWYCNGMEVPVDSEKARAYWDKNLADAEKFASTPHLLFMNGCDHQPIQTDLPEALRTAAALYPDVEFIHSNFDDYIEAVTKDVPEHLATIEGELRSQHTDGWGTLVNTASARVYLKQLNQQGQMLLEKVAEPLAAMAHIAGVKDYPHHLLTHAWKMLMQNHPHDSICGCSVDEVHREMVTRFAKSRQLAEKLVFQSAQAIAESIHVQPAEAWGEEAVPFTVFNTSGWNRNGIIEMDLIVDKAFFPEGPNPQALAQKVEKDALPVYQLVDSDGRTYSAEIKDLGAHFGYELPKDRFRQPYMARKVRVTFQEADVPSLGYKTYALIPVEKQAEIAEVPDMSELIQVQGMMMENGRLRVTVEENGTATIEDKVSGAVYRGLNSYENTGDIGNEYVYRQPDGETTLTTEHLKADLRIVEQSPYRVVMESVLRWDIPAGADELFELEKRQMVPFTERKAQRVKNTVPLVITTTYTLEAGSNMVKVKSDFNNLAKDHRLRALFPSGLVTEDHYADSIFEIAKRSNTPAKEWVNPSNAQHQQAFVHVTDGDHGLMIANKGLNEYEILQHEEGSTIAVTLLRASSELGDWGVFETPEAQCLGPQSVEYAIIPFAGDAAQSGACASAYVYPIPWTTVQLGALARTFERESHAGTDGKKVELPLSKQWLAWNAQGSSLAFSTLKIAEETGDLIARWYNLNSEPVELNVQTGFETASVYESDVLERVKNTLEGQSQTVSGYKIVTQGYALR, from the coding sequence ATGACAACCAAAAAGACGGCACATCTCATCTCGCATACCCATTGGGACCGCGAATGGTATATGCCTTATGAACACCATCATGTACTGCTCATTGAGCTGATGGATAAACTGCTGGACACGCTTGATCAGGACCCGGAATATCGCTATTTCCATCTGGATGGGCAGACGATTATTCGTGAAGATTATTTGCAGGTTCGTCCCGAACAGCAGGAGAGGCTCGACCGTTATATTCGTGAAGGACGCATACATTTTGGTCCATGGTATGTGTTACAGGATGAGTTTCTGACCAGCAGCGAGGCCAACTTGCGTAATCTGCTCATCGGTCATCGTGATGCTCGACCTTTGGGCGTGATATCCAAGACGGGATACTTCCCAGACTCGTTCGGCAATATGGGACAGGCACCGCAGATTCTGCAACAGGCGGACATTCATAACGCAATCTTCGGGCGCGGGGTAAAGCCTACCGGATTCAATAATGCCGTGGTTGATGCGGATAGTTACGAATCTCCCTATTCCGAGATGATCTGGCGTTCGCCGGATGGCTCGGAAGTGCTCGGCATTTTGTTCGCGAATTGGTACTGCAATGGGATGGAGGTTCCGGTTGATTCGGAGAAAGCCCGAGCCTATTGGGATAAAAATCTGGCGGATGCCGAGAAGTTTGCCTCGACTCCACATCTGTTGTTCATGAATGGTTGTGATCATCAGCCGATCCAGACGGATCTGCCCGAGGCTTTACGTACGGCGGCTGCGTTGTATCCTGATGTAGAATTTATCCACTCCAATTTTGACGATTACATTGAAGCGGTTACGAAGGATGTGCCTGAGCATCTGGCGACCATTGAAGGCGAGCTTCGCAGTCAGCACACGGATGGTTGGGGAACACTGGTGAATACGGCATCCGCACGGGTTTATCTGAAACAGTTGAATCAGCAGGGGCAGATGTTGCTTGAAAAAGTAGCCGAACCACTCGCCGCCATGGCCCATATAGCTGGGGTAAAAGATTATCCGCATCATCTATTGACACATGCATGGAAGATGCTGATGCAGAACCACCCACATGATAGCATCTGCGGATGCAGTGTGGATGAGGTTCACCGTGAGATGGTTACCCGCTTTGCTAAGAGCAGACAGCTTGCAGAAAAATTGGTTTTCCAGAGCGCGCAAGCGATTGCTGAGTCCATTCATGTCCAACCTGCTGAGGCTTGGGGAGAGGAAGCGGTGCCGTTCACTGTGTTTAACACGAGTGGTTGGAATCGAAATGGAATCATTGAGATGGACCTGATTGTGGACAAAGCATTTTTCCCAGAGGGTCCTAACCCTCAGGCACTTGCGCAGAAAGTGGAAAAAGATGCACTGCCAGTGTATCAGCTGGTCGATTCGGATGGACGCACATATTCGGCAGAAATCAAGGATCTGGGGGCGCATTTTGGCTATGAACTTCCGAAGGATCGTTTCCGACAGCCCTATATGGCTCGTAAAGTAAGAGTGACTTTCCAAGAGGCGGATGTACCTTCTCTAGGTTATAAGACGTATGCTCTCATTCCAGTCGAGAAGCAAGCAGAGATTGCTGAAGTGCCCGATATGAGCGAACTCATCCAGGTTCAGGGAATGATGATGGAGAACGGTCGATTGCGGGTGACGGTTGAAGAGAATGGAACGGCAACAATTGAAGATAAGGTCTCAGGTGCTGTATACAGGGGATTGAATTCATATGAGAATACTGGTGATATCGGCAATGAATATGTCTATCGTCAGCCTGATGGAGAGACAACGCTGACCACGGAGCATCTGAAGGCAGACCTGCGGATTGTGGAGCAGTCTCCGTATCGGGTGGTCATGGAAAGTGTATTACGCTGGGATATTCCTGCTGGAGCAGATGAACTGTTCGAGCTGGAGAAGCGCCAAATGGTTCCTTTTACAGAACGGAAGGCACAGCGAGTCAAGAACACTGTTCCGTTGGTGATCACGACAACGTATACGTTGGAAGCGGGCAGTAATATGGTCAAGGTAAAATCTGACTTTAACAATCTGGCCAAGGATCATCGACTGCGCGCACTCTTTCCATCAGGACTGGTGACAGAGGATCATTATGCAGATTCCATCTTTGAAATTGCGAAACGTTCCAATACACCAGCCAAAGAATGGGTGAATCCGAGTAATGCGCAGCATCAGCAAGCGTTTGTACATGTGACCGATGGTGATCATGGCTTGATGATTGCAAACAAAGGGCTGAATGAGTACGAGATTTTACAGCATGAAGAGGGCAGTACGATTGCGGTTACGCTGCTGCGTGCCTCTTCGGAACTGGGAGATTGGGGTGTGTTTGAAACACCGGAAGCCCAATGTCTGGGACCTCAGAGTGTGGAATATGCGATTATTCCATTTGCAGGTGATGCGGCACAGTCAGGTGCATGTGCATCCGCATACGTGTATCCGATTCCGTGGACGACTGTACAGCTAGGGGCACTAGCACGCACGTTTGAGCGAGAAAGTCATGCCGGAACTGATGGGAAAAAGGTTGAACTGCCTCTGTCGAAGCAATGGCTGGCATGGAATGCACAAGGTTCGTCACTAGCTTTCTCCACACTGAAGATCGCAGAGGAAACAGGAGATTTGATTGCTCGCTGGTATAATCTAAACTCCGAACCCGTTGAGTTGAACGTGCAAACTGGATTCGAAACTGCCTCCGTTTATGAGAGCGATGTGCTGGAACGGGTTAAGAACACGTTGGAGGGGCAAAGCCAGACGGTATCTGGGTACAAGATTGTTACACAAGGGTATGCGTTACGGTGA
- a CDS encoding TetR/AcrR family transcriptional regulator, translating to MSNNTKLSSKEKLMTAAIDLISRKGYSSVTTQEIATTAGLSEKTLFRQFGTKQNLLETAFDHYHYSEEMAKIFNERLVWDLQTDLLLICRTYHEIMNRNRKMIMISLKEEDNLPGFRERTIKHPRQLMEVLTDYFKAMYDKGKLIETNPELQAFSFMALNYGTFINHLDEQSNFPTLSLEDIIKETVWMFSRALTP from the coding sequence TTGTCTAACAATACAAAATTAAGCAGCAAGGAGAAATTAATGACGGCTGCTATCGATTTAATTTCGAGAAAAGGTTATAGCTCTGTAACAACTCAAGAAATTGCCACTACTGCTGGTTTAAGTGAGAAAACATTATTTCGACAATTTGGGACGAAACAAAACTTATTAGAAACAGCTTTTGACCATTATCACTACTCAGAAGAAATGGCAAAGATATTTAATGAAAGGTTAGTATGGGATCTACAAACGGACTTGTTGTTGATCTGTAGAACATATCATGAAATTATGAATCGTAATCGAAAAATGATTATGATTAGCTTAAAAGAAGAAGATAATTTACCTGGTTTCAGAGAACGAACAATAAAACATCCTCGTCAACTAATGGAGGTATTAACTGATTATTTTAAGGCTATGTATGACAAAGGGAAGTTGATAGAAACGAATCCTGAATTACAAGCTTTTTCTTTCATGGCACTGAATTATGGTACGTTTATAAATCATCTAGATGAACAATCTAATTTTCCAACCCTCTCATTGGAAGATATAATTAAAGAGACTGTATGGATGTTTTCTAGGGCGTTAACTCCCTAG
- a CDS encoding MFS transporter — MNTKAATTNETGPLLLRVLVFTLIISVMNGTMFNVVLPVISKEFQLTASQVTWIVSGYLIVYAIGTVTYGKLTDKFSIKSLITFGLLLLTVGSLVGVVATQYWMIIVARILQAAGAAVIPALAMIIPVRFFSPEKRGRALGTSAIGTALGAALGPIIAGFVSSALNWKFLFVIPLLSLITLPLYRKYLDDEPVTNEKIDYIGGILLAGTVATFLLALTQSNMWLLVTGLVILVLFIIRIRYASVPFVNPAIFKNKQYSIGMAIAFVLVAVGFGIPFLTPLMLSDVNGLSPASIGLIMLPSALITAILGRKGGKLADEKGNPFLLYIASTLLAGGFIILSSVVGMSPTYIQIFLTLGVLGQSYIQIAMSNTISRTLPKDEVGIGMGLLSMFNFIAAAVSTTAIGKLLDGGATTVHFNPFVHDKVAFVYSNILLALALIVVVIAVLYALQFGRKSNNK, encoded by the coding sequence ATGAACACCAAAGCTGCTACAACAAATGAAACAGGCCCACTTTTACTGCGTGTGCTAGTCTTCACACTTATCATTTCAGTTATGAACGGTACCATGTTTAATGTGGTCTTGCCAGTAATCAGCAAAGAATTCCAACTCACTGCATCACAAGTAACTTGGATTGTTTCAGGCTATTTGATTGTGTATGCGATAGGTACAGTTACCTATGGGAAACTGACAGATAAATTTAGTATTAAAAGTTTAATTACGTTTGGTCTGTTACTTCTGACAGTTGGATCTCTTGTGGGAGTAGTTGCTACACAATATTGGATGATCATCGTTGCACGTATCTTGCAAGCCGCTGGTGCGGCTGTGATACCTGCGTTGGCTATGATAATTCCTGTTCGTTTTTTTTCACCTGAGAAGCGTGGGCGCGCTTTGGGAACCTCTGCAATAGGTACGGCTCTTGGAGCAGCACTTGGTCCAATTATCGCGGGATTTGTCTCAAGTGCTTTAAATTGGAAATTTCTCTTTGTCATACCTCTGCTTTCTCTTATCACATTACCCTTGTATAGAAAGTATCTGGATGATGAGCCAGTGACAAACGAAAAGATTGATTACATTGGCGGAATTTTATTGGCAGGAACGGTTGCTACATTCTTACTCGCACTTACACAATCCAATATGTGGTTGTTAGTAACTGGATTAGTTATCCTAGTTTTGTTTATCATTCGAATTCGCTATGCTTCTGTCCCCTTTGTGAATCCAGCGATCTTTAAAAATAAACAATATTCTATAGGGATGGCGATTGCATTTGTATTAGTCGCTGTTGGATTCGGCATTCCATTCCTGACACCGCTCATGTTGTCGGATGTTAATGGTCTGTCACCTGCATCAATCGGGCTCATTATGTTACCTTCAGCTCTTATTACCGCCATTCTTGGACGTAAGGGTGGAAAATTAGCGGATGAGAAAGGGAATCCATTTCTACTGTATATCGCATCAACACTTCTTGCTGGAGGTTTCATTATTCTATCGTCAGTCGTGGGGATGTCACCTACGTATATTCAAATATTCCTTACCTTAGGTGTACTGGGTCAATCTTATATACAAATTGCTATGTCAAACACCATCTCACGAACTTTGCCCAAAGATGAGGTCGGAATCGGTATGGGATTGTTATCGATGTTTAACTTTATTGCAGCAGCAGTATCCACGACTGCGATTGGTAAGCTACTTGACGGTGGAGCAACTACTGTTCACTTTAATCCGTTTGTTCATGATAAGGTTGCTTTTGTGTACAGTAACATATTGCTGGCGCTGGCTTTAATAGTCGTTGTAATAGCAGTACTTTATGCTCTTCAATTTGGACGTAAATCCAACAATAAATAA
- a CDS encoding Gfo/Idh/MocA family oxidoreductase, which translates to MTIRIGKISLWHVHAWDYIKQAQEHEDTVIAAVWDDDAKRGQEAAEHLNVPFYASLEDMLAKDDIDAVIVDAPTRIHEEVITAAAKAGKHIFTEKVIAPTQAESNRILNVVKANKVKMTVSLPRLNAGYTLTIQDVLNQGLLGKVTYVRARLSHDGAISNWLPEHFYDLKDCQGGALIDLGCHPMYLAKLFLDQEVTAVNANFGYITGKEVEDNAVATLFTDSGAVGVVEAGFVNSHSPFTIEVHGTEGTLLYGTPDDKLLIRTKAAQGQYQEWTELPLADQRESAFNQWVAHIQNDTDATENVQIAMALTRLMEAANLSAKEGRRITLSELKG; encoded by the coding sequence TTGACCATTCGAATTGGAAAAATTAGCTTGTGGCATGTTCACGCATGGGATTACATCAAGCAGGCACAGGAACATGAGGATACAGTCATCGCCGCTGTGTGGGATGACGATGCCAAGCGGGGGCAGGAAGCGGCTGAACATTTAAACGTACCGTTCTATGCTTCACTCGAAGATATGCTGGCCAAGGATGACATCGATGCCGTTATTGTAGATGCGCCAACCCGCATTCATGAAGAAGTGATCACCGCTGCTGCAAAAGCAGGTAAACACATTTTCACGGAGAAGGTTATTGCACCAACACAGGCGGAATCCAACAGAATCCTTAATGTGGTAAAGGCAAACAAAGTCAAAATGACAGTATCCTTACCACGTCTGAATGCAGGGTATACGTTAACGATTCAGGATGTACTTAACCAAGGATTACTTGGCAAAGTGACTTATGTTAGAGCGCGTTTATCGCATGATGGAGCAATTTCCAACTGGTTGCCTGAACACTTTTATGATCTGAAGGATTGTCAGGGCGGGGCACTGATTGATCTGGGTTGCCATCCCATGTATCTTGCCAAATTGTTTCTGGATCAGGAAGTAACAGCGGTTAATGCGAACTTCGGATATATTACAGGCAAAGAAGTGGAAGATAATGCAGTTGCAACCTTGTTTACGGATTCCGGAGCAGTCGGCGTTGTTGAAGCTGGTTTTGTGAACAGCCATTCTCCGTTTACGATTGAGGTTCATGGTACGGAAGGTACACTTCTGTATGGAACACCTGATGACAAGTTATTGATTCGTACAAAAGCAGCACAGGGACAGTATCAAGAGTGGACAGAACTCCCTTTGGCAGATCAAAGAGAAAGCGCATTCAATCAATGGGTTGCACATATACAGAATGATACGGATGCAACCGAAAACGTGCAGATCGCTATGGCGCTAACCCGGTTGATGGAAGCTGCAAATCTCTCGGCCAAGGAAGGGCGCAGAATTACACTAAGTGAGTTAAAGGGATAG
- a CDS encoding helix-turn-helix domain-containing protein, translating to MSLYPYEKMLERQDLLERLDILMVWGHYEIRVMRFHLTSFPAGRVVDFHNHAEFEFHFIPRGKGKVILDDQTHALSEGMLYLTGPGVVHYQEADAKEDMDELCLHVDIVHKPREHVDPWEAAESEETIEKLRTLPLTPVNDYHRAMHCFLEAYEACDQKLLGYYTSIKQLVISILLKTVRAYDTGGNRPEAPVRDMSVYRYEYAVQYMEANHPTVVTLEHVAEKLHISSRQLQRIFYQVQPEMPFSRVLEDIRLRAVCRNLEESNVSIEQIALASGFNNANYLHAVFRKRLGMTPSAFRKMKQPILK from the coding sequence TTGAGCCTGTATCCTTATGAGAAAATGCTTGAACGGCAGGATCTCCTGGAGAGACTGGATATTCTAATGGTTTGGGGACATTATGAGATTCGCGTGATGCGATTTCATCTGACTTCTTTTCCAGCGGGCCGAGTTGTGGATTTCCATAATCATGCGGAGTTTGAGTTTCATTTTATCCCGAGAGGTAAAGGCAAAGTTATACTCGATGATCAGACACATGCTCTCTCTGAAGGAATGCTGTATTTGACTGGACCGGGTGTCGTTCATTATCAGGAGGCGGATGCCAAAGAGGACATGGATGAACTATGTCTTCATGTGGATATCGTTCACAAGCCAAGAGAACATGTCGATCCCTGGGAAGCAGCAGAATCCGAGGAAACGATTGAAAAGCTGAGAACGCTTCCGCTTACTCCGGTGAATGATTATCATCGGGCGATGCATTGTTTTTTGGAAGCCTATGAGGCATGTGATCAGAAATTGTTAGGTTATTATACGTCGATCAAGCAACTGGTTATCAGCATATTACTCAAAACCGTGCGAGCATACGACACCGGGGGGAATCGACCAGAAGCCCCTGTGCGGGATATGTCGGTGTATCGTTATGAGTATGCAGTGCAGTATATGGAAGCGAATCACCCTACAGTGGTCACGCTGGAGCATGTAGCTGAGAAACTTCATATCAGCAGCAGACAATTGCAGCGAATCTTCTACCAAGTACAGCCGGAGATGCCGTTCAGCCGTGTGCTGGAGGATATTCGTCTGCGCGCCGTGTGCCGCAATCTGGAAGAAAGTAACGTATCCATTGAACAGATCGCTCTTGCTTCAGGATTCAATAATGCCAACTATTTGCATGCTGTATTTCGCAAACGTCTGGGGATGACCCCGTCGGCTTTTCGTAAAATGAAACAACCAATACTTAAGTGA
- a CDS encoding Gfo/Idh/MocA family oxidoreductase: protein MSKVYRIGIIGCGGIANGKHLPSLSKLDNVELVAFCDIVQERADEAKQKYGTTEAEVYTDYQELLKDESLDIVHVLTPNISHAEISIAALEAGKHVMCEKPMAKTSAEAQLMLEAAERTGKKLTIGYNNRFREDSQYLKKVCEAGDLGNIYFAKAHAIRRRAVPTWGVFLDEEKQGGGPLIDIGTHALDLTLWMMDNYQPKVVLGTTYHELSQRENAANAWGPWDPKQFSVEDSAFGMIVMENGATIMLESSWALNSLDVDEAKCSLSGSEAGADMKNGLRINGEKFSRLYTNEIELSAGGVAFYDGKSESAPDVEMRKWIEAIEHDQEPVVTPKQALVVSQILEALYESARTGKAVYLNNASEA from the coding sequence ATGAGTAAAGTATATCGTATCGGAATTATTGGCTGTGGTGGAATCGCGAATGGCAAACATCTGCCGAGTCTGAGTAAATTAGATAATGTTGAACTGGTGGCTTTCTGTGATATCGTTCAGGAACGTGCGGATGAAGCCAAACAGAAATATGGCACTACTGAAGCCGAAGTCTACACGGATTATCAGGAATTGCTCAAGGATGAGTCTTTGGATATTGTGCATGTGCTTACACCGAATATTTCTCATGCCGAGATTTCTATTGCTGCTCTGGAGGCAGGCAAACACGTGATGTGTGAAAAGCCAATGGCGAAGACATCTGCTGAAGCACAGCTCATGCTGGAAGCGGCGGAGCGTACCGGCAAGAAATTGACCATCGGATACAACAACCGTTTCAGAGAAGACAGTCAGTATTTGAAGAAGGTGTGCGAAGCTGGTGACCTGGGTAATATTTATTTTGCCAAAGCACATGCAATTAGACGTAGAGCAGTACCGACTTGGGGTGTTTTCCTGGATGAGGAGAAACAAGGTGGCGGTCCATTGATCGATATTGGTACGCACGCACTCGATCTGACGCTCTGGATGATGGATAACTATCAACCAAAAGTTGTGCTGGGTACGACCTATCATGAGCTTTCGCAACGTGAAAATGCGGCCAATGCCTGGGGCCCATGGGACCCAAAACAATTCTCCGTAGAAGACTCGGCCTTTGGCATGATTGTGATGGAGAATGGGGCAACGATCATGCTGGAATCCAGTTGGGCACTGAACTCACTGGATGTGGATGAGGCGAAATGTAGCTTGAGCGGTAGCGAAGCGGGTGCGGACATGAAGAACGGACTGCGCATCAATGGTGAGAAATTCAGCCGTCTATACACCAATGAGATTGAACTGAGTGCAGGCGGGGTAGCTTTCTACGACGGTAAGAGCGAGAGCGCACCGGATGTCGAGATGAGAAAGTGGATTGAAGCGATTGAGCACGATCAGGAGCCAGTTGTTACACCAAAACAAGCGCTGGTTGTATCTCAGATCCTGGAAGCACTCTATGAATCTGCTCGCACAGGCAAGGCTGTATACCTGAATAACGCTAGCGAAGCATAG